One genomic window of Gemmatimonadota bacterium includes the following:
- a CDS encoding MarR family transcriptional regulator, which yields MDKHRRGELTDRFVSVVDQLNRLMSGGNWVRLRILDLNVHHVNTLQVLNQNGPLRMSTIADHLGSTQSHATNVVKKLVDRKYLNRKSDPDDRRVVICEITAMGKLIADRYMELVTQRATSMAEVWDEEQLESVVACLELFCRDGAASRDRSGSGSG from the coding sequence ATGGATAAACACAGGAGAGGGGAGTTAACGGACCGGTTCGTGTCCGTGGTGGACCAGCTGAATCGCCTGATGTCCGGCGGGAACTGGGTCAGGCTGCGGATACTGGATCTGAACGTCCATCACGTCAACACGCTTCAGGTGTTGAATCAGAACGGACCGCTGCGTATGAGCACGATTGCCGATCACCTGGGCAGCACGCAGTCTCACGCCACGAACGTCGTCAAAAAACTGGTCGATCGGAAGTACCTGAACAGAAAATCGGATCCGGATGATCGAAGAGTCGTAATCTGTGAAATCACGGCTATGGGCAAGCTGATTGCAGACCGGTACATGGAACTCGTCACGCAACGCGCGACCAGCATGGCCGAGGTGTGGGACGAAGAGCAATTGGAATCCGTCGTCGCGTGTCTGGAATTGTTCTGCCGTGATGGAGCGGCGTCGCGGGACCGGAGCGGTTCCGGTTCGGGCTAA